TTAGCATGAGTTACATTGTAATCATTTAATGCTAAGTAATCTTTTAATACTGTTCCAAAATTTGGATCGTCTTCTACTAATAGAATTTTTCTAGTTCCCATTGTTACCCTTCAATTTATATTAATGGTAGTTTAACTGTAAATGTACTTCCTTTACCTTTCTCACTTGCCACATGAACCGTGCCATGGTGGTTGTCGATAATCTCTTTTACATAGGCTAATCCTAGTCCATGCCCTTTCACATTGTGAATGTTACCTTTATGTTCTCGATAAAATTTATCGAAAATATATTTTTGAGCATTTTTAGTCATACCTATTCCTTCGTCTTTTATTTTAAATATAAAATACTTGTTTGTATTTTCTGTATATACATCTATTTTGGGAGTTCCTTCTGAATATTTTATTGCATTTTCTAATATATTAACAACTACATTAGTTAAATGAAACTGGTTTCCTAAAACCTCAGAAGAAATCGCCTTAAAATGTGTATTTATTGTTCCTTGTTTGTCTGATACTAATAAACTAACATGGTCTATTGCTTCTTCTATGATATCTGTAGCTTCAACTGCTTCTTTTGTTATTTCAATCTGATTCTTTTCTAACTTCGATATTCTTAATACATTTTCTACCTGACCATGCATTCGTTTATTCTCGTCACGAATCATTTTTACATAACGTTTTACTTTTTCTTCATCATTAATAATTTTAGGATTTTTAATAGCATCTAATGCCAAATTTATTGTGGCAATAGGTGTTTTAAATTCATGTGTCATGTTATTAATGAAATCTGTTTTTATTTCAGAAATTTTCTTTTGCCTCACTAATTGATACAAAGAAGTAGAAAAAGCCGCTATAACAATACCTATAAAAAATAATGATAATAATAGCGCATACATCATGCTTGATAAAAGACTTTGTTTCTCATTTGGAAACGTAACATATAATTTATAATTACTGTTTCCACTATCGTCTTCTAACAACGGATAGAAATAACTATTTTCTTCATCTATTTTAAAGTAACCAGATTTTATTTTTGTAGCCAAACCACCTTCATATACACCAAATTTAAATTCTTGATCTATATTTCTTTTGCCTAATTCGTCTCTAAGAGTATTATTTAACTCTCTGTTACTTATTCTTTTATGAATAGGCATGTGCTTCTGATTTTGACTAAACAAATACTCAACTTGCTTTTTTTGCCAACTAGGATATTTTAAAAGTCTTGAATATTTATTTTCATCTGTGTAACTTTTAAAATCTCCATTATCAGAGCTATAAGTAATGGTTTGTGAAAAATCTTCCTTTCCTGAAAACCTCTTGATGATTATTGTATCACTATTTACAAAATCAACGGGGATCTTAAAGTTTTCTTCTAGAATTGTAGCTCCGAATGTAAATTTTTTCTTCGCTACAGTATCTATTTGTTGGAATAGGTAATTTTTAAGCTCAGCTGTGCTTATAGATTCACTATTTTCAAAGACCTTTTTATGTTTATCAACAAATTCATTATACTCTCTTTCCTTTATTCTTTCGGATGTTTTTGCCAGAGCTATCTTCACATTATCTTCAAACTCCGAACGTTTGCTCTTTACGGCATTTTTAACCCAATATAACTGAACTGCAATTATTCCTGTTAAGGAAATACTCATGAGCAGTACAATTAGAATAAAAATTCTTTTTCCCATCGATCAAAAATAAACTAATAAGCTAAAGCTCAATTGCTTTTAACTTAGATTAACAAAGATAATATGTTTTTAAGAGAATTTTAAGAAATATGTTAAGATATCAATAATTAATTAAAATTATTGTGTTAATTTATTGTGAATACTACTCACTATAACCTCAACATCACTCAAATTAGTGTTAATAATCAGATAATGAGATTGTATCGTTTTTTTAGTGTCTGACCATTGATTTTTTACTCGATTTAAGACTGATTCTCTAGATACCTGATCTCTTTCCATAACACGTTGTATTCTAATTTCTTCAGGAGCAGAAACCATAATTATTTTTTCGCACAGAACATGACTATTATTTTCAAACAGTATCGCATTTTCATATAAAATATAATCCTTGTCAGAATGCATACGAATGTAGTTTTCTAAATGTTTATGAACTTCTGGATGAACTATAGTATTTAACAACTTCAATTTTGTTTTATCTTCAAAAACTATTTTTGCTAAAAAAGGTCTATTCAACCCATTTGAGTTATAGGCTTCTTCTGAAAACTCTTGAATTATTTGTTTTCTAATGTTCTCATTCGTATTCATCAACTTTTTAGCTTCATCATCTGCATGATAAATTTGAACATTTTCATATTGTGAAAACATCTTAGAAACTGTAGTTTTTCCACTACCAATTCCTCCTGTAATACCAACTAACATTGTCTTATTTTTGAATTAAAAAATCTATTCTTTGAGGTGAAATTCTTATGGAAGAAATTAATTCTGGTTTTCTTTTAATTTCAGGCATTAAATAAGAAAGATCATCGTTAATTGTTTTTCGATAATCACAAACAACTTCAAAAAGATCTTCAGTTATTTTTTGATAGTTTTTAAGCCCAACTTTATAGATCACCTTTACTTTCTTTGGGAAAGTACTTAATTTTAATCGATTAGGAATACCTATAATCTTTATTGGTATTTCGAAAGTACCTTCGGTAAATTTATCTACCAGAATATTAGCTTTAATTTTATTTAACTTCATTTTTATTCCTGTAGAACCTTCTGGAACTAATAAATCTAGTGATAAATCTACATCTTCACTTATCTCTTGAAGTGTTATAGTGTTTGTTTTTATTACATTAATCTTTGCTAATTGCAATTCGGGGCCTGAGACCAAAACACTATCTTGACTTAAATTTATTTCTTCTAATCCATATCCTAGTTTATAATTCAGATTTAAATCAGATTGAATTGGCACTTTTTTACTACCTAATGTTCCTAATTTAAAATGAATAGAATCTCTGTTCACTTTCTCTAAACTTAGACCTGAATTTAATCTTTTTTGAATTTCTTCTTGTTGATTGGCAGTAAGCAAAAAGAAATCGTTTGTGTTCTTTCTTACTATCTTTTTTAACGATAATATTATTTTTTTTGAAGAGAAATTAGCAGCCAAAAGATTAAATCCATTACCCTTTACTGTTACTGAAATTTTCTTTAGTGGTTCTTCTTGAAGTATTTTATTTTGAGGTAAATCGGTATACTCAACTCTATAAACAATTTTAGACGTATATGTTTTTGATAAATTAATTAACATCCACATTAAAAATGAAGCCGTTAGAAATCCAAAGAAAATTTTAGGTATTTGTAATGTTTTAGCCAATAGTCTTTTATTGCAATCTAATTAAAAACAAAATGGTGAGCAAAAAGCTCACCAAATTTTTTATCCTGAAATTATTTAATTTACTTGCTTTCTGAATATTTCTTAGTTAACTCCATAGAAATTGCTGCTCTTTCAAATCTGATTTTACCTGCACCAGTCTCTATAACTACTGTATTATTGGTATCATTAACTTCTACAATTCTTCCATGAATACCACTAGTGGTAACCACATTAATACCTTTTTTAATCTCAGATCTAAATTGTTTTTCTTTCTTTTGCTTTGCCATTTGTGGACGAATCATAAAGAAATAAAAAACAGCTATAAAAGCAACTAGCATCAACATATTCATCATACCTGGTTCAGATGCTTGTAAAAAAATCATTTGAAACATATTATGCTTTCTTTTTAGGTGTTACCATTCCAGAAATCTTTACTTCTTCTCTACCTTTTACAGTATTTGTGTATAAAGTAACTGTTTTACTTTGTTTATTTGGTTTCCCAGAAGTATTAAACTTCACTTGAACTTCACTAGTTTGACCTGGTTTTATTGGTTCTTTTGGCCAAGTAGGAACTGTACAACCACAAGAAGCTTTTGCATCTGTGATCACTAAATCAGATTTTCCAGTATTTGTTACTTTGAAAGATGTTTCAACTACGAATCCTTCATCTACAACTCCAAAATCGTGTATTTCTCTATCAAAAACTACTTCAGGAGCACCTACTTTGATCTCTTTATCTCTTTTTTGTGCTTGCTCTACATTAGTAAGATTTACTTTAGAGGCAGCATTACCTTCCTTACAAGATACTAACACAACTGATAATAAAACAGCTGATAATGTTATTATTGCTTTTCTCATTGTTTATAAATTTATTGGTTAAAAATAATTAATTAAAATAGCTATAGCAAACCTCTACCTATTTTTACCATCTTATTATTTTCTTGATAATCTTTTGATAGTTTATCTAAAACTCCATTAATAAAATATCCACTTTTACTTGTAGAGTAATCTTTAGCTAACTCAATATATTCATTTATAGTTACTCTACTTGGTATTGAAGAAAAATGTAAAAATTCTGTAATTGCCATTTTTATTAAAATCATGTCAATATCAGCAATTCTATCAGTTTCCCAATTAGGAGTTTTCTCCTTAATATCATCATCGTACTTATGTTGATTAAGCACTACTTTCTTGAATAAATCAGAAGTAAATCTTTTATCTTCTTCATCTTTATAAAGATTACCTAAAACAAAAGGAGAAGAACTTTTTTGTTTATTTAAAGTTTTCACTACCCATGTATTCACAAAAGGAATATCATCAACCCAAGAAATCATTTCATCTTCAAAATAATCTGCTAGTTTTTCATTTGGAGCAATAATTTCCTTAAAAAACGTGATAATAAAATTCTTTTCAGTATTATATGAGCTGTCATCTGAAGTCATATATTCTTTGTAAAAATCGCTTTTATTTAGTTCTTCCCAAACGATTTTAACGTACTCATCATCTAAATCCCAGTTGTCTAATTTATTTAACTCCACATATCCTTCTAAGCTCACACTGTCTTTTATTTGATTTAAAAGTGTGTTATCTATAAATCTGGTATTTGGATTTAAATCTTCTTTTGTTGCTAAGATTTTCTTTTTTGAAAGCTCAATTTTTTTATGAGCCAATTTTTGTACTTCAAGAAGCAATTGAAAATTCAAAACATATAGATCAAACATCTTTTGAATACTAAATTTTAAGAACTTCTCTTCTTTAACAAGATCGGTATTGTGTGATTGCTGCATTGCATATACAGACTGCATCACCTTTAAACGAATATGTCTTCTGTTTATCATTAAATTGAGGACTTTAAAAAAGGCGATAGAATTTTTTCTATCGCCCTGCAAAAATAAAACTTTTATCGACTTACCTTAGCTATTTTGTTCTTTTTTACGTGCATCAATTCTTCCTTGTGCAATATTAAAAGCTGCTTGGTGAGTTGTAATATTTTCTTTCTCCGCTAATTCAAATATCTCTAGCGTAGTATTATATATATTTTCTGTTCTTTTCTTACTTTCTTCTTTACCATAGCCTGCTACTTCAGCATAAACATTGATAATTCCTCCTGCATTGATTAAGAAATCTGGAGCATAAGC
This genomic stretch from Tenacibaculum jejuense harbors:
- a CDS encoding DUF1573 domain-containing protein — protein: MRKAIITLSAVLLSVVLVSCKEGNAASKVNLTNVEQAQKRDKEIKVGAPEVVFDREIHDFGVVDEGFVVETSFKVTNTGKSDLVITDAKASCGCTVPTWPKEPIKPGQTSEVQVKFNTSGKPNKQSKTVTLYTNTVKGREEVKISGMVTPKKKA
- the coaE gene encoding dephospho-CoA kinase (Dephospho-CoA kinase (CoaE) performs the final step in coenzyme A biosynthesis.), whose protein sequence is MLVGITGGIGSGKTTVSKMFSQYENVQIYHADDEAKKLMNTNENIRKQIIQEFSEEAYNSNGLNRPFLAKIVFEDKTKLKLLNTIVHPEVHKHLENYIRMHSDKDYILYENAILFENNSHVLCEKIIMVSAPEEIRIQRVMERDQVSRESVLNRVKNQWSDTKKTIQSHYLIINTNLSDVEVIVSSIHNKLTQ
- the yajC gene encoding preprotein translocase subunit YajC gives rise to the protein MFQMIFLQASEPGMMNMLMLVAFIAVFYFFMIRPQMAKQKKEKQFRSEIKKGINVVTTSGIHGRIVEVNDTNNTVVIETGAGKIRFERAAISMELTKKYSESK
- a CDS encoding CdaR family protein, which encodes MAKTLQIPKIFFGFLTASFLMWMLINLSKTYTSKIVYRVEYTDLPQNKILQEEPLKKISVTVKGNGFNLLAANFSSKKIILSLKKIVRKNTNDFFLLTANQQEEIQKRLNSGLSLEKVNRDSIHFKLGTLGSKKVPIQSDLNLNYKLGYGLEEINLSQDSVLVSGPELQLAKINVIKTNTITLQEISEDVDLSLDLLVPEGSTGIKMKLNKIKANILVDKFTEGTFEIPIKIIGIPNRLKLSTFPKKVKVIYKVGLKNYQKITEDLFEVVCDYRKTINDDLSYLMPEIKRKPELISSIRISPQRIDFLIQK
- the nusB gene encoding transcription antitermination factor NusB; its protein translation is MINRRHIRLKVMQSVYAMQQSHNTDLVKEEKFLKFSIQKMFDLYVLNFQLLLEVQKLAHKKIELSKKKILATKEDLNPNTRFIDNTLLNQIKDSVSLEGYVELNKLDNWDLDDEYVKIVWEELNKSDFYKEYMTSDDSSYNTEKNFIITFFKEIIAPNEKLADYFEDEMISWVDDIPFVNTWVVKTLNKQKSSSPFVLGNLYKDEEDKRFTSDLFKKVVLNQHKYDDDIKEKTPNWETDRIADIDMILIKMAITEFLHFSSIPSRVTINEYIELAKDYSTSKSGYFINGVLDKLSKDYQENNKMVKIGRGLL
- a CDS encoding sensor histidine kinase, which produces MGKRIFILIVLLMSISLTGIIAVQLYWVKNAVKSKRSEFEDNVKIALAKTSERIKEREYNEFVDKHKKVFENSESISTAELKNYLFQQIDTVAKKKFTFGATILEENFKIPVDFVNSDTIIIKRFSGKEDFSQTITYSSDNGDFKSYTDENKYSRLLKYPSWQKKQVEYLFSQNQKHMPIHKRISNRELNNTLRDELGKRNIDQEFKFGVYEGGLATKIKSGYFKIDEENSYFYPLLEDDSGNSNYKLYVTFPNEKQSLLSSMMYALLLSLFFIGIVIAAFSTSLYQLVRQKKISEIKTDFINNMTHEFKTPIATINLALDAIKNPKIINDEEKVKRYVKMIRDENKRMHGQVENVLRISKLEKNQIEITKEAVEATDIIEEAIDHVSLLVSDKQGTINTHFKAISSEVLGNQFHLTNVVVNILENAIKYSEGTPKIDVYTENTNKYFIFKIKDEGIGMTKNAQKYIFDKFYREHKGNIHNVKGHGLGLAYVKEIIDNHHGTVHVASEKGKGSTFTVKLPLI